Proteins encoded by one window of Lathyrus oleraceus cultivar Zhongwan6 chromosome 1, CAAS_Psat_ZW6_1.0, whole genome shotgun sequence:
- the LOC127093716 gene encoding uncharacterized protein LOC127093716: MVSAVTMMSGCCLLIDYVILVCISGSVCSAESLVLEVYRYIDTVSWYWYLLLGFADAQGCYLVIKAYQYSSITSVTLLDCWTVPWVILLTWIFLGTRYSLWQLFGGTLCVLGLSLVLLSDTWDGGDGGGSKIILGDVLVIVGTVFYAISNVGEEFCVKKKDRVEVVAMIGVYGFLVTAVEVSVLELKTLESIKWSADIVLAFAGYGVSSFVFYSLAPFVLKLSGSTMFNLSLLTADMWAVVFRVFFYHQKVDWLYFLSLQSG; the protein is encoded by the exons ATGGTTTCAGCTGTTACGATGATGTCAGGCTGTTGTCTTTTGATTGATTATGTCATTCTGGTTTGTATTTCTGGGTCTGTGTGTTCTGCAGAAAGTTTAGTTTTGGAGGTGTATAGATACATAGATACA GTTTCTTGGTATTGGTATTTATTATTAGGTTTTGCTGATGCTCAAGGGTGTTACTTGG TTATCAAAGCATATCAATACAGTTCAATTACAAGTGTAACATTATTGGACTGTTGGACAGTGCCTTGGGTGATTCTACTCACATGGATCTTCCTTGGCACAAGATATTCACTATGGCAGTTATTTGGTGGAACATTGTGTGTGCTTGGTCTCTCTTTAGTCTTACTTTCTGACACATGGGATGGTGGTGATGGAG GTGGATCAAAAATTATCTTGGGTGATGTTCTTGTTATTGTAGGGACAGTTTTCTACGCAATAAGCAATGTTGGTGAG GAGTTTTGTGTTAAGAAAAAAGATCGTGTTGAAGTAGTTGCAATGATCGGTGTTTATGGATTTCTAGTTACCGCCGTTGAAGT ATCTGTTTTAGAATTGAAGACTTTGGAATCAATCAAATGGTCTGCAGATATT GTACTTGCTTTTGCTGGCTATGGTGTGTCAAGCTTCGTGTTTTACTCACTTGCTCCTTTTGTTCTTAAG TTGAGTGGATCAACAATGTTTAATCTTTCTCTTCTAACAGCTGATATGTGGGCAGTGGTTTTCAGAGTTTTCTTTTATCACCAGAAG GTGGATTGGTTGTACTTTCTGTCATTAcaatctggttga